The Legionella jordanis genomic sequence ATTTTAAAAAATGGCTAGTTAATTAACAGACTGATTATTCAGCTAAAATCACTAGAAAATCTAAAGTTTTTTCCCATTCGGTCGATAATGCCAATGGGTGCGATAAATTCCAACATTTATCGAGTTTAAGGTAAATCCCAACTCCAGGGATTTTGGGTGAGGAGATTTTAGTCATGACACAAGTGATCAACACGAACGTAATGTCGCTTAATGCGCAACGCAACTTAAATGGTTCTCAAAAAACCATGCAATTAGCGATCCAACGTCTTTCGTCTGGACTACGCATTAACAGCGCCAAGGACGACGCAGCAGGTCTGTCAATTTCTGAGCGTATGACGGCACAAATCCGGGGTATGAACCAGGCAATACGTAACGCGAATGATGGTATCTCTCTGTCGCAAACCGCTGAAGGTGCGATGCAAGAAACCACCAATATTTTACAACGTATGCGTGAGTTGGCCTTGCAATCCTCAAACTCAACAAACAACGCGGGTGACCGCCAGGCCATTCAAGAGGAAGTTAACCAATTGAAAAGTGAGCTGGACAGGATTGCCTTGAATACTGAATTTAACGGCCAAAGAATCCTGGACGGCTCCTTCTCAAGTGCAAGCTTCCAAGTTGGCGCGAATGCTAACCAAACGATTAACTTTGGAATTGGAAGCATCAAAGCTTCATCAATCGGTGGTATTGCCCAACAAACAGGTACCGAAGTCTCTGGTGCGGCTGCAACGGATATCACCATTGCTATTGGGGGCGGTGCTGCCACCACAATTAACTCAAGTGCTGGTTTCACTGGTAATACCTATCAAGATGCCACCTCTGCTTACGCAAAAGCTGCAGCCATTAACAGTGCAGGCATTGCGGGCTTATCAGCAACAGCTGTCACTTCAGGAACCCAAACAGTGGGTGCAATTGGTGGTACTGCAGCCGATACTTACAACCTTAGCATCAACGGCGTAGCCATTTATACCAACCAAGACGTTTCCACGGCCTTAACCAATACGCAGTTGCGTGATGCCATTAACAACGTTAGCAATCAAACTGGAGTGATTGCCAGTTTAAACGGCGGTGACTTAACTCTGTCTGCCAGCGATGGCCGAAACATTTCAGTTACAGAAAGTGGGACTGGTTTTACAGCCGGTACCGATGGTTTAACTGTGACTGGTGGTCCCTTCGATGGAGATTTACGTGGTACTTTATCAATCAGTGCGACTGACAGCATCACCATCGGTGGAACAGTGGCAACTTTGGGATTAACTGCTTCCATCGCAAAAGATTCACTGGGAGTCGATACTTTAGATGTAACAACAGCCTCTGGAGCACAATTGGCTATTTTGCGTGTGGATTCGGCGTTAAGCTCAGTCAGCTCAAACCGGGCCGCAATGGGTGCTTTACAAAACCGCTTCGAATCAACCATCTCTAACTTGCAAAACGTATCTGAAAACCTGTCAGCAGCAAGAAGCCGTATTCAAGATGCCGATTTTGCAGCAGAAACAGCCAACTTGACTAAAGGACAAATTTTACAACAAGCAGGAACAGCCATGTTAGCGCAAGCGAATAACTTGCCTCAATCTGTTCTGTCCTTGCTAAAATAATTTGTCTCACACCATGCAGTTTCGGCTGCATGGTGTATAATTTTTATGCCACTATGATTCATGGCGTAAAAAGGAGGTTGTAGTTATGAATATTGAAATTGTAAATAAACCCAATTCAGTTTCCGTGGAACCTAAACCTTCCACTTCAACCATAGAATTCAATCAGGACAACGCATCTACTATTGCTTCAGACACCAAATACGCCATTGATGAAGCAACAGGTATTTTGCAAGCGATTGTAACCAATAAGCTATCAGACGAAGTTATCCGAAAAATTCCGGCAGATGAGTATCTACATTTATTATCGCTGGTGGATGAAATGATTAGCGGTTCGATCGATAAACAAGTTTAGAACCCAATCAAATTTACGCTTTAATTGCTAGACAATAAATAGGTAATGGATCAAGAATCCTCTAAATGATCCAGATAGTTCCAATTAGTTTCGGGATAAGGAAATCATCGTGGCACTAACATCCATTGGCGGTTCAGGACTAGATATCAAGGCTATTGTTTCTGCCTTGGTCACAGCGGATATTACCCCCAGTAAAAACCGCTTGGACAGACAGGAAAGTGATTACAGCACCCAAATTTCTGCTTTAGGGCTTATTAAAAGCAGCCTTTCCAAATTGCAAACGGCACTTAGCAAGCTTTCCGATTTATCTCAAATTAATAAACTTAAAAGCACAATCTCTGATGAAAGCTATTTTTCAGCCAGTTTAAGCGGGAATGTGGAAGCCGGAAATTATCAAATTGAAGTGCAGCAACTAGCCAGCCAGCAAAGTTTGGCCACGGCGGTTTTCACCAGCCCCACGTCAACAGTAGGTAGCGGTACAATTTCCATTGAATTTGGCACTTATAGTCCGGACAACAGTAGTTTTACAGCCAATCCAGCAAAAAATTCCGTTAACATCAATATTCCAGCCGGCACGGACAGTTTAACTGCCATTCGAGATGCTATCAATAACAGTGGCTCTGGAGTTCAAGCCAGCATAGTACAAGACGGACAAGGCGCCCGTCTAACCCTATTAAGCCCCGAAACGGGTAAAGCGTCTGCAATGAGAATTACAGTGACAGACGCCGACGGTAACAACAGCGATGGCAACGGCCTATCCGCGCTTGCTTATGATCCCACTGCGGCAATTCAATCCATGACGCAAACAATTGCTGCAGCGGACAGCTTGGTTAAAATCAATGGACTGTTACTCACGCAAAGCAGCAATGAGTTAAAAGACGCTATTTCAGGGGTGACCCTCAATTTAAAAAAAGCACAAACCGGCGTGCAGGTTAACTTTAAAATTGATCAGGATAAAAGCTCATTAACCAATGCCATTAATGATTTTATCAAGCAATACAATGACAGCATGACCACCTTAAATTCATTAACCAATTATAATGCCACGAGCAAAACAGGTGGACCTATGCAAAGTGATTCCGACATCCGTGCCCTTAAATTTAATTTAACCAATATGGCTACTCAGGCACTTACTAACACCAACACATCGATTCGAAGCCTCGGTGATATAGGCATAAAGACGGATGAAAAGGGTCTTCTGGTTATGGATCAAACCAAATTTAATAAGGCTGTTAGCGATCATTATGATGAAATTGCCTCTCTTTTCGCCAAAACAGCAGTGGCAACAGACAGCAACGTGCTCGTCAAATCGGTAGGAGCTGCTGTTAAGGCAGGACAGTATGATTTAGCCTTGACTGCCTTTACTCCCGGTTCGATACTTTCCGGAACCATTGGCGGTATTAATGCCAATTCAAACGATGGCTATACCCTATCGGGGACAGGAAACCTAACTGGGCTCTCCCTCGAAATCATAGGAGGTTCTATTGGATCCCGAGGTCAAATTCAAGTCAGAGATGGTCTTGCAGTGAAGCTGAATGATTTACTCGACAGCTACCTTGATGAAAAAACAGGTGACTTGAAACAAAGAACCGATCAACTCAACAAACGGTTGAAGGAATTGGATGATAAACGACAACAATTGGAGTATCACACCGATCAATTAACCCAGCGCTACACCAAGCAATTTACTGCTTTGGATGCTTTATTGGTAAAAATGCAAGGTACTAGTGACTTTTTAAACCAACAATTGGCAAGCATTTCAAATATTTCCCAATTTAATAGGAAGTAGACATGAAAACCCCTTATCAACAAGCCCTGGAGCAATATAAATCCATCGAATTACAAACCCGTATTGATACCGCAAGCCCCCATGAATTAATTGATTTGCTTTTGCAGGGTGCACGTTCTCATATTGCCACGGCTCAAGGAAACATTCAGCGCAATCAAATCAGTGAAAAAGGAGAGCACATCAGCAAGACTATCAGTATTCTCGATGGCTTACGTTCGAGCCTTGATCATGAAAATGGCGGGGATATTGCTGCAAATCTGGATTTACTTTACGAATATATCCAACGAATTTTGTTGAAAGCCAATTTGGATAATAGTGTTGAACTGCTTGTACAGGCAAACAACTTATTGGCTGAAATTCACCAAGCCTGGCAAGATATCAAAGAACAGGTTAACGGCAAGAAAACCGAATAATACATTATAGAGGAGAGGGGCGAGACCTTCTCTCATATCCCTTAAATTATATATTTTTTATTAACTTAACTGGCAAACCTCGCTTATAAAGTCTAAACTAAGCAATGAAGGGATACCCTTCCATCTCAATGGAGTGATGCATTCAAGCAATACTCCAGAACGTTAATTTAAGGGAGGTAGCCATGTTAGGATGGGCGTTAACTTTCTTAATTATTGCACTGATTGCAGCTGCTTTTGGATTTGGCGGTATTGCATCCGCAGCAGCAGGAATTGCAAAAGTGCTTTTCTTTATATTCTTGGTAATATTTGTTGTCCTACTGATTATGGGTTTGGTCGGACGAGGAGGCCCACCCCCACCGGTATAAGACAAACTGATTACCTGGATCCCGGTAAAAAAAATTATAACCTATAAGCCAGGGATCCTGGCATCCTTCTCTTCCCCTAAGATTTTCATCATCCTTATGTAGAAATATACGAAATATTTCCATCCATTAAAGTTTTTTTTAAACATGCCGTTAAACAAATCACCAGGAAAAGCAAAGGTGATATCATGAAAAAGTTTATCCTGTTACTGGCTCTGATTTTAGCAACAACCACAGCAGCCTGGTCCCACAAGCGATTCGGTGAAACACTTTGCAATCACCCCGATTATTTTTGTATTACAATAAAACCGGGTGAAACTTGGGCCAATTTATTTCCTGATGCTCAATCTCGCGATATTGTAAGACGGGTAAACCGCATGAATATTTCTTTGCGACCTGGGATTGTTATAGCTGTACCCAAAAATTTGGATCGAATTACAATTTATGACGTCTCACCTTTCCCCCGCTACATCGAATCTGATGGAGAAAAAACCATCTATGTAAGTCAAGACATGCTGGCTTGGGGGGCTTACGATGAATCTGGAGAGCTCATTTGGTGGGGGCCAATTTCTTCTGGTGCAGACAAATGCCCCGGGGTGATTGGAGGCTGTACAACCCCCACAGGAGCTTACCGTATTATTCGCAAACAAGATATTGATTGCATTTCAACCGCTTTCCCGCGCCGTGCAGACGGCGATAACGGGGGTGCGGAAATGCCCTACTGCATGCATTTTTTCCGCGGCTACGCTTTGCATGGTAGTGGAGAGGTACCGGGTTACCGAGCCAGTCATGGGTGCATCCGCTTATTTACAGAAGATGCTCGATGGCTAAATGAAGAATTTATTGATATCCCGGGAGGAGGCCTGAGAGGAACTCGAGTCATTATTGGCGGAGTCAATGACAATCCTAACTTAAGCGCCTCCACTCAAGCCTCGGTAGAACATTAAGTTTTCCTCTACCCCTAGTTGTCTTGCAAAGAGGCCAGAAAACTAGCCACTTCCTGAGCAGTAAGCTCCCTACATTGTCCTCTTCCCAGTGCTCTTGGCATACTTAATTTGCCATAGCGGATGCGAATTAAGCGACTGACTTCGTAACCCTGAGATTGCCAAAGCCTTCTGACCTCCCGATTCCGGCCTTCGGTTAAAGTCACATGATACCAGGAATTTGCACCCTCACCTCCGCGAAACTCAATGCGTTTAAAATGAGCGGGCCCATCTTCTAATTCCACCCCTTTTAACATGGTGTTTATCGCCTCCTGGTTAACCTGTCCATGAACGCGAACGGCGTATTCGCGCTCAAGGGCAAATTTAGGATGCATGAGTCGGTTAGCCAGTTCACCATTGTTGGTAAAAATAAGTAAACCTGAGGTGTTAATATCCAAACGGCCAACCTGCACCCAGCGGCCTCCCCTAAGAGGCGGTAAATTGTCAAAAACGGTTTTGCTGTGTTTTGGATCTTGGCGGCTGGAGATCTCGCCCACAGGCTTATGGTAAATTAGAATTCGAGTTTTCTCTTCTTTTTTCAAAGGGTTGTTGATTAAGCGCCCGCGGACACTGATTTTATCTCTGGGGCCTGCCGTATCCCCTAATTTTGCAACAACGCCATTGACCTTAATTTGTCCTTGCTCTATCCATTTTTCCATTTCTCTGCGCGAGCCGATTCCAGCCTGGCTCAAAATTTTTTGCAATCGTTCTTTCATTATTCGCTATACTCTTCTTCGGGAACAGGTTCAACTTCAGAGATCAATAACTCTGTGATCTCATGGAGAGCTGGTAATTCATTTAGGCTTTGTAGATTAAAATAATTTAGAAATGCTTTGGTTGTAACATAAACCGCAGGTTTGCCCGGTACATCACGATGCCCTGCAATCTTTATCCATTCTCTTTCCAACAAAGTCTTTATCATCGAACTGCTAACCGCGACACCTCGTAAATCCTCAATGTCTGCACGGGTCACGGGTTGGCGATAGGCGATAATGGCTAAGGTTTCCAATAAAGCGCGGGAGTATTTAGCAGGTTTTTCAACGTACAAGCGATTTATCCAGCCAGAGTATTTTACTTTGGTTTGAAAACGATAACCACTGGAAATCAGTTTTAATTCAATTGCACTGTCTTCATACTCTTTTTCAAGCTCAAGCAATGCTTGCTTTAGCTGTTCTACATCAGGCTTTTCCCAGTCGTCAAATACAGCTTGCAACTGCTCCAAACTTAAAGGCTCATTGCTATGCATTAGCAATGCTTCGATGATTCGTTTAAGTTCATTATCCATCTTGAACAGCCTGTAGATGAATGGCCTTAAATGGCTGAACCTGAGTGATGCTGATTAACGACTGCCTTGCCAGCTCAAGAATGGCAAGCAAGGTCACAGCCAAGCCCATACGGCCTTCGCTGGGGTTGAATAATTGCTCGAATGGAATGAAATTTTCCAGGTACAAACGATCCAAAATATTGCTCATCCTTTCTCTTACAGATAATGGTTCACGACTAATTTGATGATGACTCAAATGACTTTGCCGTTTTAATACATCGCGCATGGCTTCCGTTAAAATACCCAAATCAACGTCTGGGTGTAAGATTGTTTTTTCAAGCCTGTCGGAAAACAAAGCGAAAGTAAAAATATCACGCTCGCAACGGGGCAATTCATCAAGTGCCATGGCTGCATGTTTAATTTGCTCATAAGCCTGAAGTTTACGGACCAGTTGCATGCGTGGATCGTCCTCAACGTCTTCTTCCGGATTAACCGTTGGAGGCAATAACATGCGAGATTTAATCTCAGCAAGCACCGCAGCCATAACCAGGTATTCCGCGGCCAATTCTAATCGCTGTTTTTCCATTAATGCAATGTATTGCATGTATTGTTGCGTTATTAGAGAAATGGGTATGTCAAGAATATCCAGGTTTTGGCGTCTAATCAGATAAAGCAATAAATCAAGAGGCCCTGAGAATGAATCCAGCAGAACCTCAAGAGCATCAGGTGGTATGAATAAATCAGCTGGTACCTCAGTGAAAGGTTGCCCTGCAACCACAGCAAGCACTGAGGTTCCTTCAGATTGGGTCATCATTAATAATCGAGTCCCATTACTTCTCGAACGTCACTCATCGTTTTGTTAGCTTCCTCACGGGCCGCTTCGCTTCCCTCAGCAACAATGCGCTTAACAGAACTCAAATCAGTCTCATATTCCTTAATAGCCGCCTGTATAGGTCGAAGTTCTTGTTGAATGGAGTCCACAATAGGTCGCTTACAGTCAATGCAGCCGATTCCTGCGGTACGACAACCTGTTTGCACCCAATCTTTTACGGAATCAGAAGAGTATATTTTATGCAATTGCCAAACCGGGCATTTTTCAGGTTCGCCTGGATCAGTCCGTTTTACACGAGCTGGATCGGTTGGCATGGTCAAAATTTTCTTTTCAACCTGTTCCAGGTCTTCACGTAAACTGATGGTGTTGTTATAAGATTTTGACATCTTTTGCCCATCCACGCCGGGCATTTTGGCTGTTTCAGTTAACATGGGGTGCGGTTCAGGCAAAATAATTTTTCCCGAGCCGTCTAAATAACCCAGTAACCGTTCCTTATCTCCTATTGAAAGATTGTGTTGGTTAACCAATAAGGCCTTAGCAGTATTTAAGGATTCATGGCAACCGTCTTGCTGAAATTGCCGCCGCAATTCGCTATACAACTTTCCATTTTTTTTACCCATTTTTTTTATGGCTTCGTGTGCCAACAATTCAAAATTGGGTTCGCGACCATAGATGTGGTTAAAACGTCTGGCAATTTCTCGGGTTAATTCAATGTGGGGAACCTGATCTTCACCAACAGGCACAAAATCAGCTTTGTAGAGCAACACGTCAGCACTTTGAAGAAGTGGATAGCCTAAAAACCCATAAGTCGATAAATCCTTATCATGCAATTTGTCTTGTTGATCTTTGTAAGTAGGAACGCGTTCAAGCCAACCTAGCGGTGTAATCATGGAAAGCAATAAATGCAATTCAGCATGTTCAGGGACCCACGACTGGATAAAAATTTTGGATAAACTGGGGTTTATACCGCAAGCCAACCAATCAATGACCATGTCCCACAAAATCGTTTCAATAAAACCAGGTTCATCATAACGAGTCGTTAAACCATGCCAATCCGCAACAAAAAAATAACAATCGTATTGATGTTGCAATTTAAGCCAGTTTTTTAATACCCCATGGTAATGGCCTAAATGCAAACGGCCGCTGGCACGCATTCCGGAGACTACACGCTTACTATCACTGAATATAGCTGACATCTAAATCTAAATCCTTCGTTCAAATAGTTATTTAAAAGGTTCAGGATCGCCCTTTCCTTCGCGAAGTATAACCGGATAATCCCCGGTTAAATCAACTACCGTAGTGGGTTCTTGACCACAATTACCACCATCAATAATTAAATCGACCTGCGTTCCCAAGAGATCACGAATCGCTTCAGGTTCACTTAGCGGGGCCTTGGCTCCAGGCAAAATTAAAGTGGTGCTCATCAAAGGCCCTTCAAGACAATCCAATAAAGCTAAAGTTATTTTGTTTTCTGGAACTCTAAGCCCTAAAGTTTTTCGCTTGGGATGCAGCATTAAGCGGGGGACCTCATGGGTGGCATTTAGGATAAACGTATAAGAGCCCGGCGTGAATGCCTTAAGTAAGCGAAATATTGAGTTTGGAACTTTGGCATACGTGCCTAATTGTGACAAATCGCGACAGACCAGTGTCATATTGTGGTTTTTATCCAGTTGTCGCAATCGTCTTATGCGCTCCAAAGCAGATTTATTACCTAATTTGCAGCCCAAGGCATAACCGGAGTCGGTGGGATATACCAGCAAACCACCTTCTTCAATTAAATTGGCCGCTTGCCTTAACAAGCGTGCTTGCGGATTATCAGGATGTATGGCAAAAAAATGGCTCATGTAGCTCCCCAGTTAAATATTCCATTGACGCCAAATTGGCGTACAGTTTAACGGTAGTTGCTGTTGTCTACCAAGAGAAACACGCGATAATGCATCGCCATGGTAATCGGAGCCGGTGGACGCAAGCATTTGAAACCGTTGGCAAAGACCGGCCATGTCATTGATTTGCAGCGCCGTCATTTCTCCGGAAATGACTTCCAATCCATTGCCGCCCACTTCTTTAAAATCCGTGATCAATTCATGAAGTTTGGTTTTGGTTAAACCATATTTTAATGGATGAGCTAAAACCGCCTCGCCATTGGCTTTTTTAATACCTGAAACAGCTTCGGCTAATGTCAGCCAAGTGGTTCGAACGTAAGCGGGACGCCCTCTCCCCAAAAAACGTTTAAAAGCACTATCAAAATCTTTGACCACCCCTTCATTCACTAACACTTGAGCAAAATGAGGTCTGCCCACGCGCTCGTGCCCGGCGAGCTCACAGGCCTTACTGTAAGCCTGCTCGACACCACAGAATTTCATTTGTTCGCCAATTTGTAAAGCTCTGTTAATTCTATTTTGGTTTTGCTGTTGAATGAGTGCATCAAGGTCAACATCTTGGTGATTGATGTTTAAACCAAGAACATGAACATCATGTTTTTTCCAACGCGCACTCAGTTCAATACCGTTTATGATAGTCACTGAGGAATCAATGGCTGCTTTATGAAGACTCTCGAGTCCATTGATGGTATCATGATCCGTCAGAGCCAAAATTTGTACATTTGATTGAATGGCCTTATTAAGCAAAGCTTCGGGACTCAATTTTCCATCGGAAAAGTGACTGTGACAGTGTAAATCTATCATGGCAAGAAGGTATGAACGCAAAATAAGCCTTAATTGTACATTATAATCGAATACTTTGTGGATTTGTATTGTTTATTTGAGAATCAGTAAGATATGTACTTAATCTTTATGTATTTTATTGATGTTTTGTAATCAATGTTTTATCGTAGCGTCTTTTTTCTAAACAGGGATTAGCCATGATGTCAATCATAGTACTAGTCGATGATAACTCGATTAATCAACTCCTAATCAAAAAAATGATTACAACCCTTTTTGGTCAATCCTGTGAATTGAAGATCATTTCTTTTAAAAGTGGTACACAAGCCAATGAATTTTTCCTCGATACCAGAAATCAATATGACATTGTCATTCTCGATGGAAACCTTGAAACTGATACAACCAACACAAATAGCAAGATTTCAAATTCCATTGCTTTTTTTGAGAAAACTTCTCAGCCCCAGGCGTTCAATGGACCTGATGTGGCAATTACCATTCTTGAAAAAAATCCGAATGCCAACATTGTTGTCTGGACAGATGACGAGACGATGCTAAGCCGATTTAAAACCATCTTTACTCAAAAAAAGGGCAGTGACTTGCTGCTTCAGTTAAAAAAGCCATGCAATCTGGACAACCTAAAAGAAGTATTAACCCCTCTAATCTTCAAAAAAGCGCCCAAAATCCCCAACGAAATTTCAAGCGAATGCCCATCAGCCCACACAGAAGCTTCTAATTCGACCAACTTCGAATCAATGGCTTCAGTAAAACCACCCAGTAAATGTCCGAAACTGTTTAAGGAAGCATCGACCGCATCGACCACGCTACTTGTTCCTGATGATTCCTCAGACACCTCACCAACAAGGCGACGTGCATTTTCAAGCATCCTCTAATAAGGCAAATTGCTTGCGAAAATCTATATTTGTGAACTATTCTTAGCTTACAAGCAATTAATTTTTTTATAGAAACATTGAGCAGTAAATTACAAAATGAAAGGCTAAATTATTCTCCCCTCAATTCGCGGCAATTAGCCAATTTATGTGGTGCATATCACGAAAATATAAAACTCATAGAACTCTTTTTTAACATTAACATCAAGGTCGACCATGATGAGGTAGTTTTATTTGGCTATTCCCAACCCGGTTTGGTACGGGCCAAACAAGTTATTAAGCAATTGCACAAGCTTGCCGACAGACCCATTCAAGCCGAGACCGTTAATTCATTTTTAGCAAATAAGGATCCAAAAAAGGTTATGTCACAATCGATAAAGATGTCCAGAAAAACCATTCTTCCGAGGAACCATAAACAAGCAGACTACCTAGACAGCATCAACAAGCACGACATTACTTTTGCTGTAGGTCCTGCAGGTACTGGCAAAACTTACCTCGCTGTTTCAAAAGCCATTGAAGCCTTTGAAAAAGGTGAAGTGCAGCGTTTAGTGCTGGTAAGGCCAGCAGTTGAAGCGGGTGAAAAATTAGGCTTTCTCCCCGGGGATTTGGTTGAAAAAGTGCTTCCCTATCTTCGCCCAATTTATGACGCCTTATATGAAATGATTGGTTTTAAAGAAACGCAAAAGCTGATTCAATCTGACGTGATTGAGGTACTTCCGCTCGCCTTTATGCGAGGTAGGACGCTAAATGAAGCATTCATAATTCTGGATGAGGCTCAAAACACCACCATTCCTCAAATGAAAATGTTTTTAACACGCATGGGGTTTGGCTCTAAAACAGTGATTACAGGTGATGTCACTCAAATTGACTTGCCGAAAGGAACTGAATCTGGATTGTTGCATGCAGCAAAGTTATTAGCCCATATTCCCGAGATCAGTATTCATTACTTCAGCAGCCGTGAGGTAGTGCGACATCCTTTGGTTTCGCGTATCATTGACTCATACGATGATATTTAGCAAAGGACAATTATGAGCTATCACATTGATTTACAGCTAGCCTGTAATGAATCCCTGCCCGTTGAGGAGACTTTTATTATCGACTGGGCCAGGTTAGCTCTAGCTGACCATATCAGTTCGGCGGAATTAACCTTGCGCTTTGTAGACCAAGGAGAAATACAGGAACTAAATCGAATTTACAGAAAACAGGATAAGCCAACCAATGTACTCGCTTTTCCTGCCACAATTCCCGATAATATCGATTTGGACTATCCATTGCTTGGCGATATAATCATTTGCCCAGCGGTTTTACTAGCGGAGAGCACCGAGCTTGATAAACCCTTGCAGGCACATTGGGCACATATTGTGATTCACGGGGTACTTCATTTGTTAGGCTATGATCATATTATTGATTCGGAAGCCGAAATCATGCAGGGTCTGGAAATTAGCTTGCTTGCTAAATTAGGTTTTGCTAACCCATATGAAACAGAGGATAACCATCTTGAGTAAAGAGGATGAAAACGGTTCTCTATTTACGCGCCTGAAGCAATTTTTGCAAGTTGAACCACAAAATAAAGAGGAATTAATCGGTTTATTGCGTGATGCCCACGAGCGCTCACTGATTGATTCTGAAACTTTAACCATGATGGAAGGTGTCATTCAGTTTGCGCAAATGCGGGTGCGGGACATTATGTTACCCAAAAAGCAAATGACCTCTGTTCCAAATGATGCAGAATTTAAAGAAATCGTTGATATTGTCAGCAGCTCTGGACACTCCCGTTTCCCGGTTACAGGTGATCATAAAGATGAAGTCATTGGCATTTTGCATGCCAAAGACTTGCTGCGATTCCAGGCGGATGAGCTGTTGGAATTTGATTTGGATGACATCATACGCCAAGCCACTTTCGTCCCCGAAAGTAAACGGCTTGATATTTTACTCAGTGAGTTTCGCAACAGCCGTAATCATATGGCCATTGTCGTGGATGAATACGGGGCAGTAAGTGGCTTTGTCACCATCGAAGACATTATCGAACAAATTGTTGGTGATATCGAGGATGAATTTGACATTGATGAAGAAAGCTACATCAAGGCCCACGGCGACTCCTACTACATTGTGAAAGCACATACTCCAATAGAAGATTTCAATGAGGAACTTGGCGCAAATTTCAGCGACGATACTTATGATACCATCGGCGGCATTGTGATGAGCAGTTTCGGTCATTTACCGCAAAGAGGCGAAACGATTACAATAAACCAATTTGAATTTAAAGTAATAAATTCAGACTCAAGACGAATTAAATTATTAGGTTGTCTGGACAAGCGCCAGTAAAATATATCGCAAGCCATGTGGAGTGGCTGAGTATATTATTGCAGTAATTGACTAATTCAATATTAAGGGCGATTCAGTAATGAATAATAACATCTTGATTGTGGATGACGATACCGAACTATCCGATCTCTTAGTCCAATATCTTGAGTCAGAGGGGTTTAATGTCGTTGCGGTACATGATGGTGAAAATGCAGTTAAAAAAGCTCTTAATCAAGTATTTGATGCCATTATTTTGGATGTCATGCTACCTAAGCTCAACGGTTTTGAAGTGCTTAAAGCGATTCGCGAACATTTAGAAACCCCTGTTTTAATGTTAACGGCGC encodes the following:
- a CDS encoding PHP domain-containing protein; amino-acid sequence: MIDLHCHSHFSDGKLSPEALLNKAIQSNVQILALTDHDTINGLESLHKAAIDSSVTIINGIELSARWKKHDVHVLGLNINHQDVDLDALIQQQNQNRINRALQIGEQMKFCGVEQAYSKACELAGHERVGRPHFAQVLVNEGVVKDFDSAFKRFLGRGRPAYVRTTWLTLAEAVSGIKKANGEAVLAHPLKYGLTKTKLHELITDFKEVGGNGLEVISGEMTALQINDMAGLCQRFQMLASTGSDYHGDALSRVSLGRQQQLPLNCTPIWRQWNI
- a CDS encoding tryptophan--tRNA ligase, coding for MSAIFSDSKRVVSGMRASGRLHLGHYHGVLKNWLKLQHQYDCYFFVADWHGLTTRYDEPGFIETILWDMVIDWLACGINPSLSKIFIQSWVPEHAELHLLLSMITPLGWLERVPTYKDQQDKLHDKDLSTYGFLGYPLLQSADVLLYKADFVPVGEDQVPHIELTREIARRFNHIYGREPNFELLAHEAIKKMGKKNGKLYSELRRQFQQDGCHESLNTAKALLVNQHNLSIGDKERLLGYLDGSGKIILPEPHPMLTETAKMPGVDGQKMSKSYNNTISLREDLEQVEKKILTMPTDPARVKRTDPGEPEKCPVWQLHKIYSSDSVKDWVQTGCRTAGIGCIDCKRPIVDSIQQELRPIQAAIKEYETDLSSVKRIVAEGSEAAREEANKTMSDVREVMGLDY
- a CDS encoding L-threonylcarbamoyladenylate synthase, with translation MSHFFAIHPDNPQARLLRQAANLIEEGGLLVYPTDSGYALGCKLGNKSALERIRRLRQLDKNHNMTLVCRDLSQLGTYAKVPNSIFRLLKAFTPGSYTFILNATHEVPRLMLHPKRKTLGLRVPENKITLALLDCLEGPLMSTTLILPGAKAPLSEPEAIRDLLGTQVDLIIDGGNCGQEPTTVVDLTGDYPVILREGKGDPEPFK
- a CDS encoding PhoH family protein; this translates as MSSKLQNERLNYSPLNSRQLANLCGAYHENIKLIELFFNINIKVDHDEVVLFGYSQPGLVRAKQVIKQLHKLADRPIQAETVNSFLANKDPKKVMSQSIKMSRKTILPRNHKQADYLDSINKHDITFAVGPAGTGKTYLAVSKAIEAFEKGEVQRLVLVRPAVEAGEKLGFLPGDLVEKVLPYLRPIYDALYEMIGFKETQKLIQSDVIEVLPLAFMRGRTLNEAFIILDEAQNTTIPQMKMFLTRMGFGSKTVITGDVTQIDLPKGTESGLLHAAKLLAHIPEISIHYFSSREVVRHPLVSRIIDSYDDI
- a CDS encoding segregation and condensation protein A, with the protein product MMTQSEGTSVLAVVAGQPFTEVPADLFIPPDALEVLLDSFSGPLDLLLYLIRRQNLDILDIPISLITQQYMQYIALMEKQRLELAAEYLVMAAVLAEIKSRMLLPPTVNPEEDVEDDPRMQLVRKLQAYEQIKHAAMALDELPRCERDIFTFALFSDRLEKTILHPDVDLGILTEAMRDVLKRQSHLSHHQISREPLSVRERMSNILDRLYLENFIPFEQLFNPSEGRMGLAVTLLAILELARQSLISITQVQPFKAIHLQAVQDG
- the scpB gene encoding SMC-Scp complex subunit ScpB; amino-acid sequence: MDNELKRIIEALLMHSNEPLSLEQLQAVFDDWEKPDVEQLKQALLELEKEYEDSAIELKLISSGYRFQTKVKYSGWINRLYVEKPAKYSRALLETLAIIAYRQPVTRADIEDLRGVAVSSSMIKTLLEREWIKIAGHRDVPGKPAVYVTTKAFLNYFNLQSLNELPALHEITELLISEVEPVPEEEYSE
- a CDS encoding response regulator, encoding MMSIIVLVDDNSINQLLIKKMITTLFGQSCELKIISFKSGTQANEFFLDTRNQYDIVILDGNLETDTTNTNSKISNSIAFFEKTSQPQAFNGPDVAITILEKNPNANIVVWTDDETMLSRFKTIFTQKKGSDLLLQLKKPCNLDNLKEVLTPLIFKKAPKIPNEISSECPSAHTEASNSTNFESMASVKPPSKCPKLFKEASTASTTLLVPDDSSDTSPTRRRAFSSIL